AGTCCATGGTGATCCTTAGCCCAAGGCAGGGCATCTCAATGGTCACTGGAGCCCAGAGGTGGGCATCGCAGACACAGAGGAGCAGGCAAGGAGTGAAGAGCAGACCCCAAGAGGAGAGTAGCCACCATGCTTCGGTGCCAGGCATGTCTCAGGGAGTCTCTCGGGCCCACTTCACAGTCTGGTGCTCAGGATGTAGGCAGCTGAAAAGAGTTTGGCCAGACTATGGACTCCATCTGTGAGAATGAGGCAATGGCCTAAGGACACAATGATGCCCCGGCCAGCAGAGTTTcaacgggggtgacccacctgtgggagcgaatgaaagaacagaggacacgagagacgacagcaagacagtattctgatcaagccgccaatctttattttcctccgcatggcttatatagcataagaggggaaggggcaggaaggcaggaaggggaagggacatggaaggcataCAGAACATGGGAGACGAGCAGGttgtgcaactgcaggaagtctgctaaggtcactggtcaggggtcatttgttctgttgctaggttacctgaccatggaatgctctttacattcggttgccatggcacctgactgtggaatgttcttatctttgggagcctctggttagtaaacaggtgttactgctctggggaagggcagtgggcgtATGACTTGTCCTCTGGCCTTAGCTACtatccatggttcatgtttggttcctgaaatcttggtccctaacacaatGAGGCATCTGGAGAAACCTAAAAGCAACCTGACTCAGAATCTCAGAGCTCCAGACCAGGGTCAGTGGAGTAGTCTAAGTGGGAATGCACAAGTCAGGGTTGGAACCCAGGGAGGGCCGTGTGGAGTGAGGCTGGAGAGGGCATACCATGAGGGACATTTCCCATAATTTCAAGCTCATATTAGATGTTAAAGCATGCACATGTCACCATGGCCACAGGGATTTCTGGGTGTCTACTTCTCAGGCCTAATAGAAAGTTTGGGTCTGTGGCTAGCTTGATCCTCCTCATCTGGGTCCATCAGAGAGTTTCTACCCCACTCTGCCTTACCCTTGCCCAGGGTGTTGGGTGTGTATTTGTCAAATCAACACAACccagaatcatctgggaagagagtccAAAAGGATAGTCTAGATGAAGTTGGACTGTGGGTGTCTGGAGCaagtctgtgggcatgtctgtgggcattCTGTTGGCATGTTGGACTTGGAATACCTGGGAGgatgtctgtgggcatgtctggggcATGTCTGGGGCATTCTCTGGGCATGTCTATCTGTGGCATGTCTGGGGGACTGTCATGACTGTTCACAGAGGTGGGAAGGTTCTGCCTGAATTCAGACAGCACTGTTCCCTGGACTGGGCCTGGAACTGTACAAGGGAGGAAAGCTGACTGGGCAAGCAGGCAGAAGGGATGCATTTGttcctctctgcttttgactGACTAGTTGCTTGAGTTTGCCTCAACTTCCCCAAATTGATGGACTGTGACTTGGAACAATAAGCTAAATGAGCCCTTTTCTCtctatgttgcttttggtcaagatgTTTTATCAccgcaacagaaacaaaacagtgcTAAAGAGATGGACACAGTCCTGACTGTTTCCTTTGCCTCAAAGTCTTTCTACTCACAGTGTCCTCATGTatttcctaacttccttcagGTGTCCTCTTTGACTGTCCTGCTCAAAATGGCACATTCCATCTCCTCTGTACCTGGCTTTATTTATAGATTTTCATCTACACTTTTTGCCTTTGGACATAAACCCCTTTACTGTGTTTGCCGGCCCCCACCAGCTCCTGTCCCTAGAACAAGAACTCTGTGCAGAATCTGTGCTGTGTCTCTGAGGCTTGAATCAGACTCAGAACAACGTGTTGGAATGCACTTGTTCGCAAATACACTGGCAGGATGGAGCTAGAGAAAAGGTGTCGGGTATGTGGAGGGAAACTTGAATTTCCAGGCTCTACTAGAAACAGTGAATGAGCCTCTCCTTCTCCAGGCCTCCATTTCCTCTCAGTACATCCTGGGGTGTGGACTATCTGTTCCCAGCTCAGCTACTGTGGCTCGGTCTTTGCCGTTTCTTCAGAGGGGAAGTTGCAGATGGAAGCACAGCTCTCAGAGATGAGAGGATGAGTCAGTGGGTTGGATGGGCCTGAGTGGCAGAGCgggggtggagaggaaggagcctgggtCTGGGAAGCGGGCAGCTCTAGGAGCTGATGGAGAGAATGCCTCAGGGGAGGAGGTGGAAGATGACCAGCTATCCCACAGAAGGACTTGGTGATCGATCAACCTGACTGGAGCCTATGAGACGGAAGACATGGTACCCATGatagttagttttaattgtcatctTGACATAATCTAGACCCTCCCAATACTGTCTCAAAGAAGGGTTGTCTAGATGAAGTTGGCACACAGGCATGTCTGAGGGGGTTGTCTAGATTACATGTTGACTGTCGTGGAAAGACCCAGCCCCCTgagggtagcaccattccctaggcaggggctcctggactgtgtaagtggTAACagtacagagaggagctgagcaCAGGCATGTCTGCATCTGTTTGCTCCCTGTTCTTGATTGCAGATGTGCTGTGACAAGCTGTTttaacttcctgctgccttgaatTCTCTTCTGGGATGAGCTGTAATCTGGAGTGATGagctgaaatcaaccctttctcccctaagttgtttttggtcattgtTTTACCACGGCAACAGAAGTGAAATTCAGACAGTATCTTTGGACCCCAGGCCTCACATGAGAGTGTACAGCAGGTGATAACTGGTGTTCATATGTCCACCCACCAAGTGAATGACTCTTTGATAGGAAGCCTCACCTGACAAGGCCGTGAGGTTACTGACTATGAATGGCCAGtagctccttgtctgtgtttctctcatgtgccacttcatttcttccctaagaactACATTCCTTCCTTAAGAACAGCTATGATATCTCCCCATGTACCGTGCATTTCCATGTAATGTGTGCATGTAATCTCAcgattacatctcaatcttatgggcataTATAATTGTGGATGGTAAGAAaatggtttcttatttaactgtataattttttaaaagatttactatttattatgtatacagcatgtatgcctgcagaccagaagagggcaccagatctcattacagatggttatgagccatcatgtggatgctgagaattgaactcaggacctctggaagagcagtcagtgctcttaacctctgagccatctctccagccctaactgtacattttttattaatagaaacatactaaaatatgcttcataactaggtctattgttccatgtggatggtagacacttagaggtcttACTCTCTATCCTTAGCCACTGAGGAGAAATTGGTCAGACAAAGCGTCCTTGTAGAACTTTCACAGAGCGGAATTGCTGGTACCTGGCCTGGTTAGAtcaaaacccttcagaagaaTTACAGTGAACCAGAAGtgatagtgcaggtgtctggctTTGGCGTAtcttagtccttcaagagatcaatagCACCTATGCTGCCCTAAGCTTCCTCCACTGGTACCTCCCCActccaattaaaaaaacaattaacactttgtatttgtttatacatcagtttttaatgcaagattttaggctcagtagactaaCTACGTATAGGTCTTGAGATTCAGATAATTAACAGAAAAAGGCTGTTAACTGACTAACCATGTctggatattattaatcacataaaatagtacacaTATTATTTGCCTCTTTCTTAGATCTCTCATTGGTTCAGTTCCTTCCCTTATAACCCTTgtagctatccctttaagagatGAACCAGAACTTTTTACAACCTACAGGTGTGGTCAGTCACCAATTAAGCTGACCAAatctttgccaagtgtgactcttatctgaatacttgtccctgagagtttTCCGTGTAGTTTTTCCTAACAAgttacacgcacgcacgcacgcacgcacgcacacacttgGGAATTTGTAATGGGTCTTAGAACAGAGATGTTGTAGAGTAGAGATGATGTAGAATAGAGATGTAGAATAAAATTGTATAAGAATAAAGATGTAGAGGAGAATAAAGATGGAAGACACAAAGAGCACAACAATAAAGAGCACACAGAATGGAGAGCATTGGCCCGTGTGTGTGAAGTTATGATAGAGATTTTTCACTTTTCCCTCGCTCCTGGGAAGCATTTCTCAGAGGACCCTGGGTAGGGGCTGAGGGCAGGTATCTCTCCCTTACAAAGCAAGGTActccctttccctttttctcATCCAGATGCATAATTCTACCCTGGGAATTATCTCAGTGGTAAACTCATGCCTAACATGAACAAGACCAtcaatttaatcccagcactgagaaacaGAAGACCGCTATGAGGTACAGAACCATCTAGAAAGAGTGGATAGTCCTGGGTTGGTGTGTGAGAATGTTTAGTGGCCAAAGCCCAGAAGCTGACAGGTGACCTTCCAGCTCTCTTCCACACTGGACGCACACAAACACAGGAGTATTCCTGCTTCCAGAAGAGGCGGGCTCTAGCATGATTATTCGTGCATCCGGAAGAGGCGGGCTCTAGCATGACTATTCCTGCATCCGGAAGAGGCGGGCTCTAGCATGATTATTCGTGCATCCGGAAGAGGCGGGCTTTAGCACGAATATTCCTGCATCCGGAAGAGGCGGGCTTTAGGCAGAAGTGACCTCTAAAGCCAAACCAGAAGAAGCAGAAGTCTTGGTGGCAGAGGGGAAGGTATGCAAGCTGCATGACTTGTGGGTGGACTTCAGCTGggtctctcctccatcttggagTTCTCTCGCTCATCTCTGGGTCCTACAACAGATATGGCTCAGTCCCTTCCATCCCTGCCCTGTACGTGCCTAATATCCCCCAGCTTGCTCCACTCACCAGTCAGGATCTGAAGCTGGTGCCCAGCATCGTGTCCATAGTCCAGCCCACTGGCCACAGGTGACCCCAGCTTCTGCTTGCCCCTGGCCACTGCCCAGAGGATACTGGCTGTAAGAAGCTTGCTGAAGAGGACACAGGCCAGGAGGAGAAGAATGGACGTGGGTGGGAAGGAGGTCTCTTGTGATTGGCTCcttggaaagagaaggaagatagTAGACTAGAGGTGATTTACTGGATGAAGCCAGCCCTTCGAGAGGGGATAGAGAGGAATCAGGAATTCCTAGGGAGTTGGGTGACACTATCTCTGGGAAGGGGCTTTATGGGGCCCAGAGGAATCTGCAGTCAGTTTTACGATCTGCTGAGTGTACAAAACACATCCTATTTCCCTGCTGAGTTGTTTCCTGGAGTATGGTATGGTTCGTGTGGTGCTCAGGACTGTAGAACACACTTCTGTGATAGTGCATAGGGATGGACACACTTGCACACGTGCTCAGGATGTGTCATTTGTATATTAGTACATAGGGACAGCGCACCTGCACACGTGCttgtatcatttctatattagTATGTAGGGATGGCACACCTGCACACGTGCTCAGGGCttgtatcatttctatattagTACATGAAGCATCCATGGACTCTGGTTCTTCTGAAGATGCAGAGACCCTGGGCTCTTGGTTGTAAGCTAAAGTATTGAGACCTCTTGCAGCAGTGCAGGGGTCCATGGGTGCTGCCCTTTCAGAATCTTGGAGTGGTGCTTTTGGAAACTGTCACAAAATGCTCTAGTTTCTTAATATCTAAGCACAGTAACATTGATGCACTAGTCAGTGGGAGGGAATTTACACAAGACTACACATGGGCCTTTGCCTGATCTGTTGGTCCTGGGACTTCCATCCCCAGTCACAGCCAGAAGTCCAAGGGGGGACCACCACTGTACCTGGAGGTGCTGTGTTCCACTTGGGCACCCTCAAAACTCTCTGATTCCTCAGGGACCCAGAGATCTCCAGCATCTTGGTCATCTAGAGGGTCTGTGAGAGACAAGCCATGAGATCACCGTTCCTTTAGGCCACTGTCTGTCAGAGAGGGCTCTATAactcaggaagtaaagaaaaCTACAAGGCTCAGGAGCCTCATAAAACTTAACAAGATTTATACACACACCCCAAGCTATTACAATTGCTGGGGAGAGGAAATTCAAGCGAGGACCAGATGCCTACAAGTCGTTCAGAGAACTCCAGGGATACAGGGAGTACCAGGGATGCAGGGAGCACCAGAGattcagggagctccagggatacAGGGAGCACCAGAGATTCAGGGAGTACCAGGGATACAAGGAGCTCCAGGGatacagggagctccagggatacAGGGAGCACCAGAGATTCAGGGAGTACCAGAGATGCAGGGAACTCCAGGGATGTTGGGATGGGCTTTTCACTGATGCAGCTGCTTTGGAATTGCCCATAGATAAACCCTCACCGATGCACCTGCAAGTAGCCCTGGTAAACTCATTAGTTCACTGAGCTAGACCTGGGAAGAATTTTTTCTTGAATCTGTAGCTAGTGGCTAATCTGGGACAGACATTTGCTTGTGTCTCCCAGAAAAAGTCACACAACAATGAGACCCGGTCCAAGGACCAGCCAAAGGTGCAACAAGCCACTCTACTCACCTGCCAGCACCTCCACCAGGACCTTCTGGAGGACGTCAGCCTCTCGGCCTCGGAGGCTCTGACACTGGTAGAGACCGGCGTCATCGGCTTGGAGGTTTCGCAGAGTGACAGTGACGGTCCCAGCCAGGGTGTCATCTGTGATGACTGTGCTCCCATTCCGTTTCCTTAGGAAAGCCAGCAGCCACACACTGTGTGTGCTCACCACACGTTGGCATGGGCCCTCCTCAGCCAGCTGGCGACACCAGGCCTTGCGTCTCCCCCAGTGCTTCAAGGAGTCGTAAGTACATGATACCCGCAGGGACTGGCCAGCCACACCCTGCAGCACCGTTGTGTTGAGGGCTTGGGACAACtctgcagaggagactgccactTGTCACTTCCTCCACACCCCAAATATTCACTGAGCATCTGTCTCCCAGGAGCAGCAGACTATGCAGATGGGATCCTGCCCTCA
The sequence above is drawn from the Onychomys torridus chromosome 18, mOncTor1.1, whole genome shotgun sequence genome and encodes:
- the Trem2 gene encoding triggering receptor expressed on myeloid cells 2 yields the protein MSVPSGWQRKGAMGPLHLFLLLLITELSQALNTTVLQGVAGQSLRVSCTYDSLKHWGRRKAWCRQLAEEGPCQRVVSTHSVWLLAFLRKRNGSTVITDDTLAGTVTVTLRNLQADDAGLYQCQSLRGREADVLQKVLVEVLADPLDDQDAGDLWVPEESESFEGAQVEHSTSRSQSQETSFPPTSILLLLACVLFSKLLTASILWAVARGKQKLGSPVASGLDYGHDAGHQLQILTGPRDERENSKMEERPS